The genomic segment CCGTTGAGCTGCTGGAGTGTCGGTACCTTGGTCAGCGCCGAGTCCACCGAGAACAGCGTGTTGAGCCGGTCCACCGCCTTGGCCTTGCCGCCGATCGCGTCGATCAGCTGCGGCCAGGCGTAGCCGAACGACCAGAAGTAGTTCGGCTCGGTCGACTCGTGGTACCAGCCGGCCTCCAGTTCGCCGGGTTCGCCGCTACTGGTCGGCGGCTTGCGGGCGGCGATGGTGTCGTTGTTCGGGTCGAAGATGTGCCGCCACCAGGTGGCCCGGTCGTCGAGCTTGGCGATGTCGGCCTGGCTGACCTGGACGGTCGGGTCGGACCGCACGCTGGCGGGCAGCGCCGACAGGAACGTGGCGGCGGCGTGGTCCACGGCGTACTGCTCGATGTTGGGCGAGGTGGTGTCCGGGTAGTAGCCGTCGGCGAGGTACTGCTTCGCGTTGGCCATGCTGGCCCGGCCGTTGCAGGCGCTGGTCGGGTCGAACACCGACTGCTTGACCAGCCGCGCCGCGGTGGTCACGTCGAAGTCGGTGGCCCCGAAGTCGTACGAGGCGGCCAGCACCGGAAGCGCGTTGTCGCCGGCCATCGGTGTCGAGTCGTCGCTGGCGTCCACCCAGTGCGGGAAGGCGCCGCACTGCTCGCCGTCGACCACCAGCGACTGCATCACGTCGCTGGCCTCCTTCGGCGCGAGCATGGCCAGCAGCTGCGCGTCGGAGCGGTAGGTGTCCCACATCGACAGCCCCGTGTAGTGGTACCGGGGATGCCCGGTGCTGCCGTCGGGGCGGGTGAACGTGTCGTCGGCGACGTTCGCGACGGGGCGCCGGTCCACGCCACCGGAGGTGTCCACGGTGCTCGGGTACGGCGGGGTCGCGGCCATGCTGCGGTACTCACCGTTGACGTCGGAGTAGATCGTCGGCGTGCCGAACACCCGGTACAGCGCTGTGTAGAACTTGGTCAGGTTGTCACGCTGGGTGCCGGTCAGCCGGCCCGGCCGCGCGGCCTCGTCGATCTGCACGCTGTTGAGCCGCGTGTTCCACGCCGCGTCGGCATGCGCGCGCACCTGCCCGAACCGTGACCGCGCGTTCTCGGTCTTGAGGTTGAGCTTCGCGTTGGCGACGCTGACCGAGGAGATCCCGACCCGCATCGTCAGCGTGTGATCGGCGCCGGTCAGGTCGTACTGCAGCAGCGCGGCACCGTGCCGCACCGTGTTGAGGGTGCTGCCGGCCGGCTGCGCGCGCAGCGACTTGTCGAACTCGGCGTAGAAGTACACGTTGGAGTTGAACTGGGTGCCGTACGGCGTGCAGAACGCCGGCGCGACGGTCTTGCCGGTCAGTACCCGCCCGTGGTCGGCGATGTCGAGCGCGGTGTTGTCGGCCGACACCTTGCCGGCGGTGCTCGCCATGTTGCTGTTGGCGTTGAGCCGCGTGTCCAGCGAGAAGTAGCCGGAATCCGTGCCGGGGTAGCTGAACTGCGCCATCCCGGTACGCGTGGTCGCGGTCAACCGCACGCCGACCTTGTTGTCCAGCCGCACCGAGTAGTAGCCGGGCGAGGCCGACTCGTTGGCCGTCTGGAAGCCGACGCCGGTCGGCACGCCCGTATCCGAGGCGACCGGCTGCGGGGTGGCCGCCGGCATCATGCCGACCACGCCCTGTCCCGGGCAGCCGGGGCCGTTGAGGTGGGTGAGGCTGAAGAAGTTGATCCGGCCGTTGGTCGCGTCGGCGTCGGTGAGGTAGCCGCCGGAGCCGTTGAAGTTGGTGCGCGGCGTGTCCGGGCCGAAGTCGACCATGCCGAACGGCACCTGCGCGCCCGGGTTCACGTTCCCGGCGTACCCGCTGGTCGGCGACACCGCCGTCCCGATGAACGGATTCACGTACTGCGTCAGCGGCAGCTCGCCGTGTTGCCTACCGTGCTGCGGCGCCGCACCGGCCGGCTGGAGCACGCCGAGCACCAGCGCCGCTCCCGCCACCACCGCCCCGCACCGGACTCGTAACCTGCGCAAACCTTCCACCCTCTCCGCGACGACACCTCGAATGACAACGCTGTCATTTGCTCCCTCACCCTAGACAGCGCCGACCTCCCTGGCAATCGGCACGAATCGTCGTGACAGCGGGGCCGGGACTGCCCGCCGGCAGCACACCGGTCAACCGCGTCGAGAGCACGCCACGGCGACACGAAGCGCACAGCGCCGCACGCCCCGGTCGTACGGTCCGATGTGCTGGCGCTCAGGCGCCGGCACCACCGTCGACCGGTACGATCGCGCCGGTCACCATCGACGCCCGGTCACTGAGCAGCCACGCGGCGACCTCGGCGACCTCACCGGGTTCGGCCATCCGGCCAAGCGGGGTCGCGGCGTTGTTGCGCTCGATCACGCCCGGGCTGGCCGCTTCCCACGCCTCGATCATCTCGGTGGCGGTACCGCCGGGGGTGATGGCGTTCACCCGGATGCCCTGGCGTCCCCAGGTCACCGCAGCGGTCTCGGTGAGGCTGTTCAACGCGCGCTTCATCGCCCCGTACGCGGGCAGGTGAGGGTTGGCGCGGCGGCTGCCGATGCTGGAGGTGTTGACGATCGCTCCGCCACCCCGCTTGCGCAGCAGCGCGGCCTCGGCGGTCATCGCGGTCCAGTGCGCCCGGAAGTTCACCGCGTACTGCAGGTCGATGTCCGCGTCGCTGGTGTCGTCCAGCGGGCCCGGCTGCTGCATCGCCGCACCGTTGTTGAACGCCCCGTCGAGCCGCCCGTGCAGCCGCTCGACGTGGTCGACCGCCGCCCGGATGCTCGCCGTCTCGGCAAGATCCAGCGGTACGGCGTCGGCGATGCCGCCGGCCGCCCGGATGTCGGCGACGATGCGTTCCAGCGCGTCGATACCGCGCGCGGCCAGGACGACCGCGGCGCCTTCGCGGGCAAACAGCCGGGCGGCGGCAGCGCCGATGCC from the Actinocatenispora thailandica genome contains:
- a CDS encoding glycoside hydrolase domain-containing protein, whose protein sequence is MRRLRVRCGAVVAGAALVLGVLQPAGAAPQHGRQHGELPLTQYVNPFIGTAVSPTSGYAGNVNPGAQVPFGMVDFGPDTPRTNFNGSGGYLTDADATNGRINFFSLTHLNGPGCPGQGVVGMMPAATPQPVASDTGVPTGVGFQTANESASPGYYSVRLDNKVGVRLTATTRTGMAQFSYPGTDSGYFSLDTRLNANSNMASTAGKVSADNTALDIADHGRVLTGKTVAPAFCTPYGTQFNSNVYFYAEFDKSLRAQPAGSTLNTVRHGAALLQYDLTGADHTLTMRVGISSVSVANAKLNLKTENARSRFGQVRAHADAAWNTRLNSVQIDEAARPGRLTGTQRDNLTKFYTALYRVFGTPTIYSDVNGEYRSMAATPPYPSTVDTSGGVDRRPVANVADDTFTRPDGSTGHPRYHYTGLSMWDTYRSDAQLLAMLAPKEASDVMQSLVVDGEQCGAFPHWVDASDDSTPMAGDNALPVLAASYDFGATDFDVTTAARLVKQSVFDPTSACNGRASMANAKQYLADGYYPDTTSPNIEQYAVDHAAATFLSALPASVRSDPTVQVSQADIAKLDDRATWWRHIFDPNNDTIAARKPPTSSGEPGELEAGWYHESTEPNYFWSFGYAWPQLIDAIGGKAKAVDRLNTLFSVDSALTKVPTLQQLNGGQDSQGFYMGNEMGFPAPWAYNWVGKPASTQYVVQQLLHTAFGTSRDGLPGNDDMGAESSWYVFASLGMFPASQADGGLALSTPQFPSATVHLGNHRLRIRTDRDASSAPFIRSLRADGHNQQGSWLPLNTLRSTNTLRYALSASPTSWASTVDPAGPAAKPAS
- a CDS encoding SDR family NAD(P)-dependent oxidoreductase → MTTDITTTPTRLLAGKVLFVTGASRGIGAAAARLFAREGAAVVLAARGIDALERIVADIRAAGGIADAVPLDLAETASIRAAVDHVERLHGRLDGAFNNGAAMQQPGPLDDTSDADIDLQYAVNFRAHWTAMTAEAALLRKRGGGAIVNTSSIGSRRANPHLPAYGAMKRALNSLTETAAVTWGRQGIRVNAITPGGTATEMIEAWEAASPGVIERNNAATPLGRMAEPGEVAEVAAWLLSDRASMVTGAIVPVDGGAGA